A single window of Channa argus isolate prfri chromosome 12, Channa argus male v1.0, whole genome shotgun sequence DNA harbors:
- the LOC137137713 gene encoding ladderlectin-like, with product MKIVILCVVGCAVMVLAGVFGIWLWLVNGGSCCAVESDGAKKSVTCSEGWSQFEDRCFQYVQKAMRWAEAELNCLSMGANLASVHSMQEYQEIQRQIVAATHHYNSTWIGGSNAQQADVWLWSDGSIFQYSNWCPKEPNNAGGSEYCLRINYGDQKCWDDYQCGYFHPSVCAKAV from the exons ATGAAgattgtgattttgtgtgtggttGGTTGTGCCGTGATGGTTTTGGCTGGAG TGTTCGGAATTTGGCTCTGGCTAGTAAATGGTGGCTCGTGCTGTGCAG TTGAAAGTGACGGGGCCAAAAAGTCTGTGACTTGCTCTGAGGGTTGGTCTCAGTTTGAGGATCGCTGTTTTCAATATGTACAAAAAGCCATGAGATGGGCTGAAGCCGAG TTAAACTGTCTGTCCATGGGTGCCAACCTTGCATCTGTGCACAGCATGCAGGAGTACCAAGAAATTCAGAGGCAGATAGTGGCCGCGACTCACCACTACAACAGCACATGGATTGGTGGCTCTAATGCACAACAA GCAGATGTTTGGCTCTGGAGTGATGGCAGCATTTTCCAATATTCCAACTGGTGTCCCAAAGAACCTAATAATGCTGGTGGCTCCGAGTACTGTTTGCGAATTAATTATGGAG ATCAGAAGTGCTGGGATGATTACCAGTGTGGGTATTTTCATCCATCTGTCTGTGCAAAGGCAGTGTGA
- the LOC137137519 gene encoding galactose-specific lectin nattectin-like isoform X1: MKILTVCVLSWAMMAQTRTAAPPAEKAKHDQTENSDLVKRYLFCSSGWTKISGACFYYVNRPVTWAKAEMICQSLSAHLASVHSIHEYHEIQKLTSPYGNKETWIGGSDAQQENVWFWIDGEKFLYTNWCKGEPTKGLQHCLQINHTAKKCWDNLECQAQRPFVCVKRGWGVVGG, from the exons ATGAAGatattgactgtgtgtgtgcttagtTGGGCCATGATGGCCCAGACCAGAACTGCGG CTCCTCCAGCAGAAAAAGCCAAACACGATCAAACGG AAAACAGTGACCTGGTTAAGAGGTACCTGTTTTGTTCCAGTGGCTGGACTAAGATCAGCGGTGCATGTTTCTACTATGTTAACAGACCCGTGACCTGGGCTAAGGCCGAG ATGATCTGTCAGTCCTTGAGTGCACACCTTGCATCAGTGCACAGCATCCACGAGTACCATGAGATTCAGAAGTTGACCTCCCCTTATGGGAACAAAGAAACATGGATTGGAGGCTCTGATGCACAACAG GAAAATGTTTGGTTCTGGATTGATGGTGAGAAGTTCCTCTATACGAACTGGTGTAAAGGGGAGCCTACTAAAGGTTTGCAGCACTGTTTGCAAATCAATCATACAG CTAAGAAGTGCTGGGATAATTTGGAATGTCAGGCTCAGCGTCCATTTGTCTGCGTTAAGAGAGGGTGGGGAGTGGTGGGTGGATAG
- the LOC137138111 gene encoding macrophage mannose receptor 1-like yields MKILTVCVLGWAMMALTKAAGEIAEDDQTENSDLVKRYLFCSSGWTKINGACLRYFPKPMTWAKAEKNCQSMGGHLASVQSIDEYHEMQKLTASHGYKLTWIGGSDAQQENVWFWTNGDKFEFTNWCKGEPNNLKKSQHCLQMNHKGKKCWDDLGCNSYRPSICANRGWGLVGGLQHCKNRYCLTSTMKILTVCVLGWAMMALTKAAGEIAEDDQTENSDLVKRYLYCHHGWTEINSACFRYVRKPMTWAKAEKNCQSMGGHLASVQSIDEYHRMQKLTASQRYKLTWIGGSDAQQENVWFWTNGDKFAFTNWCKGEPNNLDKSQHCLQMNHKGKNCWDDVRCNSYRPSICANRGWGLVGGLH; encoded by the exons ATGAAGatcctgactgtgtgtgtgcttggttgGGCCATGATGGCTCTGACTAAGGCTGCAG GAGAAATAGCAGAGGATGATCAAAcag AAAACAGTGATCTGGTTAAGAGGTACCTGTTTTGTTCAAGTGGTTGGACTAAGATCAACGGTGCCTGTTTACGCTATTTTCCCAAACCTATGACCTGGGCTAAGGCTGAG AAAAACTGTCAGTCCATGGGTGGACACCTTGCATCGGTGCAAAGCATTGACGAGTACCATGAGATGCAGAAGTTGACCGCCTCTCATGGCTACAAATTAACATGGATTGGAGGCTCTGATGCACAACAG GAAAATGTTTGGTTCTGGACTAATGGTGACAAGTTTGAATTTACAAACTGGTGTAAAGGAGAACCTAATAACTTGAAGAAATCCCAgcactgtttgcaaatgaatcATAAAG GTAAGAAGTGCTGGGATGATCTGGGATGTAACAGTTATCGTCCTTCTATATGTGCAAACAGAGGGTGGGGACTGGTGGGTGGACTGCAACATT GTAAAAATCGTTATTGTCTCACCTCCACAATGAAGatcctgactgtgtgtgtgcttggttgGGCCATGATGGCTCTGACTAAGGCTGCAG GAGAAATAGCAGAGGATGATCAAAcag AAAACAGTGATCTGGTCAAAAGGTACCTGTATTGTCACCATGGTTGGACTGAGATCAACAGTGCCTGTTTCCGCTACGTTCGCAAACCTATGACCTGGGCTAAGGCTGAG AAAAACTGTCAGTCCATGGGTGGACACCTTGCATCGGTGCAAAGCATTGACGAGTACCATAGGATGCAGAAATTGACCGCCTCTCAACGTTACAAATTAACATGGATTGGAGGCTCTGATGCACAACAG GAAAATGTTTGGTTCTGGACTAATGGTGACAAGTTTGCCTTTACAAACTGGTGTAAAGGAGAACCTAATAACTTGGACAAATCCCAgcactgtttgcaaatgaatcataaag GTAAGAACTGCTGGGATGATGTGAGATGTAACAGTTATCGTCCATCTATATGTGCAAACAGAGGGTGGGGACTGGTGGGTGGACTCCATTAA
- the LOC137137777 gene encoding type-2 ice-structuring protein-like, producing the protein MKILTLSALLCAMMALTRAAENSDLVGRYLYCHHGWTEINGACFHYVPKPMTWAKAEKHCQSMGGHLASVQSIYEYHEMQKLTVPHGYKLTWIGGSDAQEENVWFWTNGDKFAFTNWCKGEPNNLNKSQHCLQMNHSAEKCWDDVGCVAHRPSICANRGWGLVVGL; encoded by the exons ATGAAGATTCTTACTCTGTCGGCTCTTCTTTGTGCCATGATGGCTCTGACCAGGGCTGCTG AAAACAGTGATCTGGTTGGGAGGTACCTGTATTGTCACCATGGTTGGACTGAGATCAACGGTGCCTGTTTCCACTATGTTCCCAAACCTATGACCTGGGCTAAGGCTGAG AAACACTGTCAGTCCATGGGTGGACACCTTGCATCGGTGCAAAGCATTTACGAGTACCATGAGATGCAGAAGTTGACCGTCCCTCATGGCTACAAATTAACATGGATTGGAGGCTCTGATGCACAAGAG GAAAATGTTTGGTTCTGGACTAATGGTGACAAGTTTGCCTTTACAAACTGGTGTAAAGGAGAACCTAATAACTTGAACAAATCCCAgcactgtttgcaaatgaatcATTCAG CTGAGAAGTGCTGGGATGATGTGGGATGTGTTGCTCATCGTCCATCTATATGTGCAAACAGAGGGTGGGGACTGGTGGTTGGGCTGTGA
- the LOC137137519 gene encoding galactose-specific lectin nattectin-like isoform X2, producing MKILTVCVLSWAMMAQTRTAENSDLVKRYLFCSSGWTKISGACFYYVNRPVTWAKAEMICQSLSAHLASVHSIHEYHEIQKLTSPYGNKETWIGGSDAQQENVWFWIDGEKFLYTNWCKGEPTKGLQHCLQINHTAKKCWDNLECQAQRPFVCVKRGWGVVGG from the exons ATGAAGatattgactgtgtgtgtgcttagtTGGGCCATGATGGCCCAGACCAGAACTGCGG AAAACAGTGACCTGGTTAAGAGGTACCTGTTTTGTTCCAGTGGCTGGACTAAGATCAGCGGTGCATGTTTCTACTATGTTAACAGACCCGTGACCTGGGCTAAGGCCGAG ATGATCTGTCAGTCCTTGAGTGCACACCTTGCATCAGTGCACAGCATCCACGAGTACCATGAGATTCAGAAGTTGACCTCCCCTTATGGGAACAAAGAAACATGGATTGGAGGCTCTGATGCACAACAG GAAAATGTTTGGTTCTGGATTGATGGTGAGAAGTTCCTCTATACGAACTGGTGTAAAGGGGAGCCTACTAAAGGTTTGCAGCACTGTTTGCAAATCAATCATACAG CTAAGAAGTGCTGGGATAATTTGGAATGTCAGGCTCAGCGTCCATTTGTCTGCGTTAAGAGAGGGTGGGGAGTGGTGGGTGGATAG
- the LOC137138348 gene encoding type-2 ice-structuring protein-like: protein MKILTVCVLGWAMMALTKAAAFPGEIAEDDQTENSDLVKRYLFCSSGWTKINGACFRYVPKPMTWANAEKHCQSMGGHLASVQSIDEYHEMYKITTLHGYKETWIGGSDAQQENVWFWTNGDKFEFTNWCKGEPNNLDKSQHCLQMNHKGKKCWDDVRCNTHRPSICANRGWGLVGGLQH, encoded by the exons ATGAAGatcctgactgtgtgtgtgcttggttgGGCCATGATGGCTCTGACTAAGGCTGCAG CTTTTCCAGGAGAAATAGCAGAGGATGATCAAACAg AAAACAGTGATCTGGTTAAGAGGTACCTGTTTTGTTCCAGTGGTTGGACTAAGATCAACGGTGCCTGTTTCCGCTATGTTCCCAAACCTATGACCTGGGCTAACGCTGAG AAACACTGTCAGTCCATGGGTGGACACCTTGCATCGGTGCAAAGCATTGACGAGTACCATGAGATGTATAAGATTACCACCCTTCATGGCTACAAAGAAACATGGATTGGAGGCTCTGATGCACAACAG GAAAATGTTTGGTTCTGGACTAATGGTGACAAGTTTGAATTTACAAACTGGTGTAAAGGAGAACCTAATAACTTGGACAAATCCCAgcactgtttgcaaatgaatcataaag GTAAGAAGTGCTGGGATGATGTGAGATGTAACACTCATCGTCCATCTATATGTGCAAACAGAGGGTGGGGACTGGTGGGTGGACTGCAACATTGA